The Primulina eburnea isolate SZY01 chromosome 6, ASM2296580v1, whole genome shotgun sequence genome contains a region encoding:
- the LOC140833792 gene encoding probable glutathione S-transferase, giving the protein MAEVKVFGARLSPFSGRVEMALKLKGVEYEFIEEDLSNKSKLLLQYNPVHKKIPVLLHNGKPVAESLVILEYIDETWGHGPSILPKHPYDRATARFWARFVDEKCLPAFWKACWTTGEEQVKGKEEAEEVLKFLDNQLEGKKFFGGESIGLVDIAANFIAYWLVLITELVGIELVTSEKFPNLCAWIDKYVNSSFVKEHLPDRDKLAEHISTQFLKSSAAK; this is encoded by the exons ATGGCGGAAGTGAAGGTATTTGGTGCTCGGCTAAGCCCATTTAGCGGGAGAGTCGAGATGGCGCTGAAACTGAAGGGAGTGGAATACGAATTCATAGAGGAAGATCTAAGTAACAAGTCTAAACTTCTTCTTCAATACAATCCAGTCCACAAAAAAATTCCTGTTCTCCTACACAACGGTAAGCCAGTTGCCGAGTCATTGGTGATTCTTGAATATATTGATGAGACTTGGGGACATGGGCCATCCATCTTGCCGAAACATCCTTACGACAGAGCCACGGCGCGTTTCTGGGCAAGATTCGTGGATGAGAAG TGCCTGCCAGCATTCTGGAAGGCTTGTTGGACCACAGGGGAGGAGCAAGTGAAAGGCAAGGAAGAGGCAGAAGAAGTGCTTAAATTTCTGGACAACCAGCTAGAAGGCAAGAAATTCTTCGGGGGAGAGAGCATTGGTCTGGTGGATATTGCTGCCAATTTCATTGCCTACTGGCTTGTGCTTATCACCGAATTGGTGGGAATCGAACTCGTAACAAGCGAAAAGTTCCCGAATCTATGTGCGTGGATCGACAAGTATGTTAACTCGAGCTTTGTTAAGGAACATCTGCCTGATCGCGATAAATTGGCTGAGCATATCAGCACACAGTTTCTGAAGAGCAGTGCAGCTAAATGA
- the LOC140835283 gene encoding uncharacterized protein, with product MADNRENDRQMPPEAIPIRDHFRPVINTHYSGIARGTINANNFELKPALINMELATKFLSKYFPPAKSAQLKIEISTFRQTDFEQLYEAWERYKELLRRCPNHGFEDWVQIELFYNGLNGQTRTTVDAAAGVQRTAGVYAVDPITSLTAQVSALTTQIATMNKASTSNFEGPSVVVEESHTPEEVQYINNKNFGGFGGYRGKPSFEDLVGTFIVESGKRMSRTESRLDNLETHMASIGATLKILESQVGQITKQLTSQPSGAVQKTAGPNLREVNAIFIHHEETCVVGREEKRVELTPVQDEKLSPTKGARGKKSERYDLNKCIDISLLPYPQRFFQLQAEFRKKKGLEDLKDLHTNNEFVDQKRLSSINIMPSSLYEKLGLSKMRSTELSVQLADKAVKVPLGIVEDVELKIDKLKVLAEFLVLDMENSQDVHVILGRPLLAAVGAIIDVKRGKMTMEVEGQMVAVRASQKSYDPP from the exons ATGGCTGATAACAGAGAAAACGACCGGCAGATGCCGCCTGAGGCTATACCaatcagagatcacttccgaccagtgatcaacacgCACTATTCTGGCATTGCTCGAGGAACCATCAACGCCAACAATTTCGAGCTTAAGcccgcattgataaacatg GAGTTGGCAACGAAAttcctttctaaatattttcctcCAGCGAAGTCTGCACAATTGAAGATTGAGATCAGCACTTTTAGACAGACTGACTTCGAGCAGttgtatgaggcatgggaaaggTACAAAGAGTTGTTGCGGAGGTGCCCGAATCATGGGtttgaagactgggtgcagATCGAGCTTTTCTATAACGGGTTGAACGGTCAGACACGGACAACAGTGGATGCAGCGgcag gagtacAGAGGACTGCCGgagtttatgctgtggatcctATCACATCACTGACTGCGCAAGTATCAGCATTGACTACACAGATAGCGACTATGAACAAAGCGAGTACATCAAACTTTGAGGGACCATCAGTTGTCGTTGAAGAGTCACACACTCCTGAAGAAGTGCAATACATCAATAACAAGAACTTTGGAGGCTTTggcggatatcgag ggaagccatcatttgaggatCTAGTGGGGACATTTATTGTTGAATCTGGTAAGAGGATGTCTAGAACTGAGTCTAGACTTGACAACCTTGAAACACATATGGCGAGTATTGGTGCTACTTTGAAAATCCTTGAATCGCAAGTGGGGCagataacgaagcaactcacgTCTCAACCGTCAGGCGCAGTTCAGAAGACTGCCGGCCCAAATCTGAGAGAGGTGAATGCCATTTTTATACATCATGAAGAGACTTGCGTGGTAGGCAGAGAAGAGAAGAGGGTTGAACTCACACCTGTTCAGGATGAAAAACTAAGTCCAACCAAAGGAGCCCGAGGTAAGAAGTCTGAGAGGTATGATTTAAACAAATGCATAgatatttctttacttccctaCCCCCAGCGATTTTTTCAATTACAAGCTGAATTTCGAAAGaaaaaaggtcttgaagatctcaagGACCTACACACTAATAATGAGTTTGTAGATCAG AAAAGGCTATCAAGTATAAATATAATGCCAAGTTCTCTCtacgagaaacttggattgagcaAGATGAGATCCACCGAGTTAAGCGTGCAGCTGGCAGATAAAGCGGTGAAAGTACCATTGGGtattgtggaagatgttgaactGAAGATTGACAAATTGAAAGTTCTAGCAGAATTCTTGGTACTCGATATGGAGAATAGTCAGGACGTTCACGTCATTCTAGGACGACCTTTATTGGCTgctgttggagccatcatcgACGTGAAACGAGGAAAGATGACCATGGAAGTTGAAGGTCAAATGGTAGCAGTAAGGGCATCCCAGAAATCATATGACCCACCATGA